The Parvibaculum sp. region ATTACGACGCGGAGCGGCTACCGGGCGCCTCGCTGCAGACCGATGACGAACTGCTCGACTTCGCGCGCCGCTACGGATCGAGCACCTATCACCTCGCCGGGAGCTGCCGCATGGGGCCGAGCACCGCACGCAACACGGTGGTAAACGACCAGTTGCGCGTCCACGGCCTGGAGAACCTGCGGATCGCCGATTCCTCGGTCATTCCCGCGATGGTCTCCGCCAATACCTACGCCACCGCCCTGCTGATCGGGGAAAAGGCGGCGGACTTCATACTGGGTCGCGAGGCGCTCGCCGACGCTGCCTGACATTCCGATCGCGGAATGGACCTGATCCCCACGGAAGGACAAGACGATGGATGGCACCAAGCCTGCGGAGAAGCTTTTCATCCGGGCAGAAGATCTGACCCTCGTTTCGGCCCAACTGCTCGAAAAGAGCGGCCTGTCGCCAGCCGACGCTGAGCTGGTAGCCCGCTGTCTGGTGGAGGCCGATCTGCGTGGCGTCGAGACACACGGTGTCGTGCGGCTCGTGCACTATATCAAGCGGATCCACCTTGGCCTCATCAATCCCGTGCCGGCGATCCGCGTCACCAAGGTGACGCCGGTTGCCGCCTCGGTGGACGGTGACGACGGCTTCGGCTTCGTCGTCGCTGAGCGGGCGATGCGCGAGGCGATCGAGATGGCCTCGCAATACGGCGTAGGCCTCGCCTCGGTCCATCGGAGCAGCCACTTCGGCATGGCGGCGAGCTATGTCCTGCAGGCCGTGCGCGCCGGCTACATGTCGCTGGTCTTCACCAATGCTTCCGCGTCCATGCCGCCTTGGGGCGGCCGCGACCCCGTGCTAGGCACGAGCCCCTTCGCCGCCGGCGCCCCTGGCGGGAAGCTGCCGCCCTTCGTGCTCGACATGGCGGTCGCCGTCGCCGCCCGGGGCAAGGTGCGCCTGGCCGCCAAGCGGGGCCAGAGCGTTCCCGAAGGCTGGGGCCTCGACAAGGATGGTCGCGCCACCACCGATCCGCAGGCGATCCTCGACGGCGGCGTGGTCCTGCCCGTCGGCGGTCCGAAGGGTTCAGCGATCGCCATGATGATGGATATCTTCTCGGGCGTGTTCTCCGGCTCGGCCTTTGCCGGCGAGGTGACCAACCATACCGAGGAATTCACAAAGCCCCAAAATGTCGGGCATTTCATCATGGCCATCAAACCGGACCTGTTCCTGCCGATGACGGAATTCGCCGAGCGCATGGACTTCCTCACCAACCGGGTGAAGTCGTCGGCGCTCGCCGACGGCTTCTCCGAGATTCTGGTCTCAGGCGAGCCGGAAGCCCGATTGGAGACGAAGCGCCGGGCAGAAGGCATTGCCCTGCCCAAGGCAGAGCTCGATGCAATTCGCATCGCGGCGGAGGGACACGGCCTTCCCTTCCCGACGCTGTCCACACACGCCTTTGCATCCTAAGGAACGCCCACCATGGCCTTGACCCCAGCGAATCGCGATTTCGCGCTCGTCGACACGCATGCCCATATCTTTCGCGCCGACCTCCCGATGGCGCCAGGCGGGCTGCATCTGCCGACGCATGACTTCGAGACGGCCGACTATCTGGCGATCCTCGATGCCCATGGCGTCGAAAACGCCGTCATTGCCGCGCCGAGCTTCCTCGGCACCTATAACGACTACATGATCAAGGCGCTGAAGCGCGAGCCGCGCCTGCGCGGCACGGTCATCGTCGAGCCCGGGATCGATCCCTACATCCTCAAGGCGATGGACGACGACGGCGTGGTCGGCGTCCGCCTGTCCTTCCGGGCGCGCAAGCAACTGCCCGATGTGGCGGGCGCGGAGTTCCAGCGGCTGCTCTGGCGGCTCGCCGACCTCGACTGGCATGTGCATCTGCATATCGAGGGCCAGCGCCTGCCGGAGGTATTGCCAGTCCTGACACGATCCCCCGTCAAGCTGGTGGTCGATCATTTCGGTCGGCCCGACCCCGAAACCGGCGCCGAGAGCGAAGGCTTCCAAGCTTATCTGCGTGCGTTCGATTCCGGCCGCACGTGGGGCAAGCTCTCCGGCGGGTTCCGCATTGTCTGTGATCCCCAGCCGCTTGCGGACCGGCTCATGGCCGTGGCGGGCCCAGAGCGCCTGGTTTGGGGCAGTGACTGCCCGTTTACGGACTTTGAGAAGACGGTGACCTACCAGTCCACCATCGACTCACTGGTCCGGTGGGTGCCTTCACGCGATGATCGGAACACCATCGCTCAGACGTCGCTTAAACTATACAAATTCAAGTAAAAAAAGGGTCTTGCACTGGAAGTTCATTCGTCAGACGTGGACTAACAGGCCATGGCATTGAAGCTATAGCGAGGCCGATATCAATCACGACCACGTCTTGACGGCTCGGAACATCGCGGCGCGGCGGTTGTTAGCTCTATGCTCCCGACGTTTTCAGCCTGAGCGCCCGGGAGCAGCCCCGATCGGGCAGCTTCCCCAAGCGGGTCGGGGTGCCTAGGCCTCATACATCTCGCAGACTTTCAGCGGATAAGGATGCACAGCCCCGCGCTCCTGCCGGTGTCGGTTTGGGCCGGGGCTTTGCTTTTGCCAGGTGGATCCGCTTGGGTCGCCTTTGGGCTCTCAGCGGCTTCGCGCACGCGGGCGAGACAAACCTGCATGCTCTCCAGGATCGCCTCCGCCGTGGCAGTGGGCTGGCCACTGGCCCGCAATTCCCTGATGAACTCGCGTTGCCGGGCGCATCGCGCTTCGGCTTCTTTTACGTGCTCTGCGGACACTGTGATCGAAGCGACCTTCGGTGTGGACATGTCTTCCTCCGCCTAGACAAAGAAGCAGCCAAAACCGATCCAAGTTCCGATGCATCATAATATCGTATCACTGGGCTACCGCAGTAGTGATCAGCTAGAGGAGCACAACTTTACAGCCTTTTTTTGTTGGGCTAGCGGAAAGTGCTCATCCGTCGATTGCTGATTCTTGAGGCGACAGATGCTTGCGCCTCCCGTACAGGCAGGCTTGCAGAGCGAGAATTCCTCACTATCATTGTTCGGCTGAGATCCGGCGTAGACAATGGAGCGAGATGTGCTCTTGACACGCCGCTCGTTCAATACTCATCCCGGCTCCAGCCGGAATGAAGAATTGGTCAGATGATGCCAGCGGAAGCCCAGCATTGAGAGCGCCCCCCGTGGGGGCGCATCTCTGCTTTAGCGCCAAGACCTATTTAGCGCCAAGACCTATTAGCGCCAAGACCTACGACTATTCTCGTCAGCCCTACCCCGGCACATCCAGCCAATGACGGCGCCGAACATCCCGGCCACGAGTATGCTACTCAGCGGGCTTGACCCCACTTGGCGTCCCAAGGCCTGAACGCCATCCTCATAATAGGCTTGGCCGGCGTCCACCGTCTGGCGCGTTACGTCTTTCGCGGTGCTGGCCGCCTGGTCCTTCAAGTCTACCACCTTGTCGCGTCCAGAATTCCACGTCTCTTTAGCAGCGTCCTTAGCCTTGTCAGCCATGTCCTGCGCTGCGCCCTTGATTTGTTCACTATCCATGCGAACCTCCGTTTGACTCCATGCAGGTCAACGCCCGAAAAATCACTTCGTTCACAGCGGCGTCAAAAAAGACACCCTCGCAGAGACGCCGTCATCGATCACAACGTCAGGGAATTCATCGCCCCAGACCGACGTTTTGTTCTTCCCGGTTCCGTCACATGACGTTGGATATCGGGGGCCGCCGCGCGAGATGCCAACTGCGCGCATGACACGCGTTGGAAAATTGTTATACAAATTACTCCATACGCGAATGATGGTGCCGATGACCAAGGCTTCAGCCTCCCAACAACCGACCTACCAGTTTCTCAATCCGAAACGCGAGTCGCTTCCCGAAGCCATTGCCAATGTGGTCGCCGAAGCCATCGCCAGCGGCCAACTCGCGCCCGGTGCACGCATCGTCGAGACCGCGTTGACCACCAGCCTCAACGTGAGCCGCGTGCCGGTGCGCGAAGCGCTCAAGGTCCTGCATACCCAAGGGATTATCGAGGGTGGGAGCCATCGCGGCTTTCGCGTCGCGACCTTTTCGCCGAAAATGGTGCAGAGCGTCCAGGAAGCACGCATCGATCTGGAAACGCTTCTCCTGCGCGACGCGGTGGCAAACTGGCAGTCAGGGGCCGCGGATGTGAAGGAACTCGATGCTGTGATCGCGCGCATGCGCACGGCCGCCCGTGCCGGGGACTTCGAGGAGATGCTGCGCGCCGATCTCGCATTTCACCGGGTGATCTGCGATGCGGCGCAAAATCCCATCTTCGCGACCCTGTGGACGGCCATCGCCCGCCATGTCCTCATCATTCTCAATCTCGCCCGTTTTCGGGATACGGACCTGTCCGTCGTCGTGCGCCGTCATATCGCGCTGAAGGACCAGATCATCATGCAGATCGCCCAGCGCGGCTCGGTCGCGGACCTGCGTACGATCCTCGAGGCTCATTTCCTGGCCGAGCGCGCCTCGGTGATCGGCGAGCCCGCGGCGGGGAAAGTCAAGCCGCGAGCCAGCCGCCGTCCACCATCAGGCAAGACCCGGTCGTAAACGAGGCTTCGTCACTCGCGAGGAAGAGGGCCGCCCGTGCCACCTCGTCCGGGCTGCCGAGACGGCCGAGTGGATGGCGTGCCGCCGAGGCGGCACGCGCTGCCGCCGCGTCCGGCGATCGCTCGAAAGCGCGGGCGAGCAGCGGAGTGTCGATGGCGCCGGGCACCACCACATTGACGCGGATGTTCTCCGCCGCGTGGTCCAGAGCCATACTGCGCGCCAGGCTGACGATCGCACCCTTGCTCGCGAGATAAGCCGCGTTGGCCCGGCCTCCCGCGAATGCCAGTTGCGAGCCGACCAGAACGATCGCCCCGCCGCCGCGCGACCGCATGGCGTGAATGGCAGCCCGGCTCCACAGGAACGATCCGGTGAGGTTGGTGCGCAGAACCGCATCCCAGGCATCGACCGAGCTGTCCGCGACCGACTGGCCGGTCGACCAGCCGGCCGCCGCAAGCAGGACATCGAAGCCGCCGAAGCGCTGGCGCGCTGCTTCGGCGTGGGCGTCCACAGTCATCACGTCACCCACGTCGCCGGCAAGGGCAAGCGCCACGCTCCCGGCTGCCTCGACCATCGCCGTGGCCTGCACCAAAGCCGCTTCATCCCGATCGACAAGGACGAGCGTCGCCCCCTCCTGT contains the following coding sequences:
- a CDS encoding SDR family oxidoreductase yields the protein MVVDRPGRLRDKVVAVTGAASGIGLASAVLFAQEGATLVLVDRDEAALVQATAMVEAAGSVALALAGDVGDVMTVDAHAEAARQRFGGFDVLLAAAGWSTGQSVADSSVDAWDAVLRTNLTGSFLWSRAAIHAMRSRGGGAIVLVGSQLAFAGGRANAAYLASKGAIVSLARSMALDHAAENIRVNVVVPGAIDTPLLARAFERSPDAAAARAASAARHPLGRLGSPDEVARAALFLASDEASFTTGSCLMVDGGWLAA
- a CDS encoding amidohydrolase family protein is translated as MALTPANRDFALVDTHAHIFRADLPMAPGGLHLPTHDFETADYLAILDAHGVENAVIAAPSFLGTYNDYMIKALKREPRLRGTVIVEPGIDPYILKAMDDDGVVGVRLSFRARKQLPDVAGAEFQRLLWRLADLDWHVHLHIEGQRLPEVLPVLTRSPVKLVVDHFGRPDPETGAESEGFQAYLRAFDSGRTWGKLSGGFRIVCDPQPLADRLMAVAGPERLVWGSDCPFTDFEKTVTYQSTIDSLVRWVPSRDDRNTIAQTSLKLYKFK
- a CDS encoding Ldh family oxidoreductase, which translates into the protein MDGTKPAEKLFIRAEDLTLVSAQLLEKSGLSPADAELVARCLVEADLRGVETHGVVRLVHYIKRIHLGLINPVPAIRVTKVTPVAASVDGDDGFGFVVAERAMREAIEMASQYGVGLASVHRSSHFGMAASYVLQAVRAGYMSLVFTNASASMPPWGGRDPVLGTSPFAAGAPGGKLPPFVLDMAVAVAARGKVRLAAKRGQSVPEGWGLDKDGRATTDPQAILDGGVVLPVGGPKGSAIAMMMDIFSGVFSGSAFAGEVTNHTEEFTKPQNVGHFIMAIKPDLFLPMTEFAERMDFLTNRVKSSALADGFSEILVSGEPEARLETKRRAEGIALPKAELDAIRIAAEGHGLPFPTLSTHAFAS
- a CDS encoding GntR family transcriptional regulator, whose product is MTKASASQQPTYQFLNPKRESLPEAIANVVAEAIASGQLAPGARIVETALTTSLNVSRVPVREALKVLHTQGIIEGGSHRGFRVATFSPKMVQSVQEARIDLETLLLRDAVANWQSGAADVKELDAVIARMRTAARAGDFEEMLRADLAFHRVICDAAQNPIFATLWTAIARHVLIILNLARFRDTDLSVVVRRHIALKDQIIMQIAQRGSVADLRTILEAHFLAERASVIGEPAAGKVKPRASRRPPSGKTRS